In a genomic window of Occallatibacter riparius:
- a CDS encoding DUF885 domain-containing protein: MRPKLLAAPVLFFAAVSPVAFSQASSPVASRVAAQNALFDEAWQAALKMNPMLATAVGDYRYNDQLGDYSLAASAERHNRDLADLARIKAINPAGFPEQDLTSHDLFQRQLQQRVDDYDLKEYEMPLSSSGGGGGIHANLADMPLSMPFDSVKHYEDYIARLHQIPRALQQTEEVLRAGVNDHLLPVRFIAEKIPGQAEGVISANPFILPLKKFPASFPDADKKRLSDEITTTVNNEVFPAYKQFAEFIRTSYIPNCRTTLSVNSLGGGKRRYQATLRRFTTTDLTAEQIHNIGLKEVDRIEAEMTALAKANGYKDLDSFREHVENDPKYKPASADAIVEDFQKYIAGMQPRLPELFGLLPRTAVTVEPIPPFQAAAATHYQGGTPDGKRPGRVSVAVSDPTHRSFINDEAVAYHEGVPGHHLQITIQQSLTGLPEFRKHGGNAAYTEGWGLYAEELGKEIGFYQDPGSDYGRLRSELFRAVRLVVDTGIHDMNWSRDQVVEYMRKSHSVDEPTIQAETDRYISGPGQACSYKLGQLKIRELRERAKEKLGAKFDLKAFHDEVLSGGALPLDLLEARVNRWLQAQSGN; this comes from the coding sequence ATGCGTCCTAAGCTGCTCGCTGCCCCCGTTCTATTCTTTGCCGCGGTGTCCCCAGTCGCTTTCTCTCAGGCATCCTCTCCGGTTGCCTCACGCGTCGCCGCTCAAAACGCTCTGTTCGATGAAGCATGGCAGGCTGCGCTCAAAATGAATCCCATGCTGGCCACGGCCGTCGGCGATTACCGCTACAACGACCAGCTTGGCGATTACTCGCTCGCCGCTTCCGCCGAACGCCACAACCGCGACCTCGCCGATCTCGCCCGCATCAAGGCCATCAACCCCGCAGGCTTCCCTGAGCAGGACCTCACCTCCCACGATCTCTTTCAGCGCCAATTGCAGCAGCGCGTCGACGACTACGACTTGAAAGAGTATGAGATGCCGCTCAGCTCCTCAGGCGGCGGAGGAGGCATCCACGCCAACCTCGCCGACATGCCGCTCTCCATGCCTTTCGACTCCGTCAAGCACTACGAGGACTACATCGCGCGCCTGCACCAGATCCCCCGCGCCCTTCAGCAGACTGAAGAAGTCCTCCGCGCCGGCGTCAACGACCATCTCCTTCCCGTGCGCTTCATCGCAGAAAAAATCCCCGGCCAGGCAGAAGGCGTGATATCCGCGAACCCGTTCATTCTGCCTCTCAAGAAATTCCCGGCAAGCTTCCCGGACGCAGACAAGAAGCGCCTCTCCGACGAGATCACCACCACCGTCAACAACGAAGTCTTCCCGGCCTACAAACAGTTCGCCGAATTCATCCGCACCAGCTACATCCCAAATTGCCGCACCACGCTCTCCGTCAACTCCCTCGGCGGCGGCAAGCGCCGCTACCAGGCCACACTCCGCCGCTTTACCACCACCGACCTCACCGCTGAGCAGATTCACAACATCGGCCTGAAAGAAGTGGATCGCATCGAGGCGGAGATGACCGCCCTCGCCAAAGCCAACGGCTACAAAGATCTCGACAGCTTCCGCGAGCACGTCGAGAACGATCCGAAATACAAGCCGGCCTCCGCCGACGCCATCGTCGAAGACTTCCAGAAGTACATCGCGGGGATGCAGCCCCGCCTCCCTGAGCTCTTCGGCCTCCTGCCCAGAACGGCCGTGACCGTCGAGCCCATCCCGCCCTTCCAGGCAGCCGCGGCAACGCACTACCAGGGCGGAACGCCCGACGGCAAGCGCCCCGGACGCGTCTCCGTCGCAGTCTCTGATCCAACGCATCGCAGCTTCATCAACGATGAAGCGGTCGCCTATCACGAGGGCGTCCCCGGTCATCACCTCCAGATCACCATCCAGCAATCGCTCACTGGCCTGCCGGAGTTCCGCAAGCACGGTGGAAACGCCGCTTACACCGAGGGCTGGGGCCTCTATGCAGAGGAACTCGGCAAGGAGATCGGCTTCTACCAGGATCCCGGCTCCGACTATGGCCGCCTGCGCTCAGAGCTCTTCCGCGCCGTACGTCTCGTCGTCGACACCGGCATCCACGACATGAACTGGAGCCGCGACCAGGTCGTCGAATACATGCGCAAATCCCACTCGGTCGACGAGCCCACCATTCAGGCCGAAACCGACCGCTACATCTCCGGCCCCGGCCAGGCCTGCAGCTACAAGCTCGGCCAGCTCAAGATCCGCGAACTGCGCGAACGCGCCAAAGAAAAGCTCGGCGCGAAGTTCGACCTGAAAGCCTTCCACGACGAAGTTCTCTCGGGCGGCGCGCTGCCCCTCGACCTTCTCGAAGCTCGCGTCAATCGCTGGCTTCAGGCGCAGTCCGGCAACTAG
- a CDS encoding c-type cytochrome: MRRIAVRGVACVALLGVIAAAGAGSQQPRADQQEGPQQGYAKAAPAQRADATRVFLGLGAVPDKAAAARGGPLFAQNCAFCHGEKARGATGPSLITSDQVLADNHGEHLAQFLRKGIPEKGMPAFASMADQQLTDIAEFLHQQVEDVANRGAYHVLNIVVGNAAEGKAYVESHCMQCHTAETFAHFASKFRSPEQLQGNWIWPRRSAQMTAHVKTAEGTVAGRVTQISDFRITLVDAAGKTAVIDRKPGVEVTIDDPLAAHQEMVMTLGNDAMHNVTAYLETLK, encoded by the coding sequence ATGCGAAGAATCGCGGTGCGCGGCGTTGCGTGTGTCGCCTTGTTGGGCGTGATCGCTGCGGCCGGTGCGGGGAGCCAGCAGCCCCGGGCCGATCAGCAGGAAGGTCCGCAGCAGGGCTATGCGAAGGCGGCTCCGGCGCAGAGGGCCGATGCGACACGCGTATTTCTGGGACTGGGCGCTGTGCCGGACAAGGCTGCGGCTGCGCGGGGTGGGCCGCTGTTTGCGCAGAACTGCGCTTTCTGCCACGGCGAGAAAGCGCGCGGTGCGACGGGACCTAGCCTGATTACCTCAGACCAGGTGCTGGCAGATAATCACGGAGAGCACCTGGCGCAATTTCTCAGGAAAGGAATTCCGGAGAAAGGAATGCCGGCGTTTGCGAGCATGGCGGATCAGCAACTGACCGATATCGCGGAGTTCCTGCACCAGCAGGTGGAGGATGTGGCAAACCGCGGAGCGTATCACGTGCTGAACATCGTGGTGGGGAATGCGGCCGAGGGGAAGGCGTATGTGGAGAGCCACTGCATGCAATGCCACACCGCGGAGACGTTTGCGCATTTCGCGAGCAAGTTCCGATCGCCGGAGCAGTTGCAGGGCAACTGGATTTGGCCACGGCGGAGCGCGCAAATGACGGCGCATGTGAAGACGGCGGAGGGTACGGTTGCGGGGCGAGTCACGCAGATCAGTGATTTCCGTATCACGCTTGTGGATGCTGCGGGCAAGACGGCCGTGATCGATCGCAAGCCGGGGGTTGAGGTCACGATCGATGATCCGCTGGCTGCGCACCAGGAGATGGTGATGACTCTGGGGAACGATGCCATGCACAATGTCACCGCGTATCTGGAGACGCTGAAGTGA